One segment of Ipomoea triloba cultivar NCNSP0323 chromosome 12, ASM357664v1 DNA contains the following:
- the LOC115998471 gene encoding mitochondrial outer membrane protein porin of 34 kDa: MGKGPGLYSDIGKKARDLLYKDYQTDHKFTITTYSPTGVAITSSGSKKGDFFVADVNTQLKNKNITTDIKVDTNSNLFTTITVDEPVPGLKTILNFRVPDQRSGKLEIQYLHDYAGISTSVGLTANPIVSFSGVLGTNSLALGTDVSFDSKTGTFTKYNAGLSFINSDLIAALTLNDKGDTLSASYYQPTKPLTNTFIGAEVTHSFSTNMNTITVGTQHQLDPLTTVKARMNNFGKASALIQHEWRPKSIFTLSGELDTKSVDKSPKFGLALALKP; the protein is encoded by the exons ATGGGCAAGGGTCCGGGTCTCTACTCCGACATCGGCAAGAAAGCTCGAG ATCTTCTGTACAAAGATTACCAGACAGACCACAAGTTCACAATCACTACCTACTCTCCTACCGGAGTT GCTATTACTTCATCTGGATCAAAGAAAGGGGATTTCTTTGTGGCAGATGTCAACACACAGTTGAAGAACAAGAATATCACCACTGATATTAAAGTGGACACAAACTCTAAT CTTTTTACAACTATCACAGTTGATGAACCTGTTCCTGGTTTGAAGACCATTTTAAACTTCAGAGTTCCTGATCAAAGATCGGGAAAG CTTGAAATTCAATATTTACATGATTATGCTGGTATAAGCACCAGCGTTGGGTTGACAGCCAATCCCATTGTCAGCTTCTCTGGTGTATTGGGAACTAATTCTCTTGCACTTGGAACTGATGTGTCCTTTGACTCCAAGACCGGGACTTTCACCAAATATAATGCTGGCTTGAGTTTCATAAATTCAGACCTTATTGCTGCTTTGACACT GAATGACAAGGGCGATACCTTGAGTGCCTCGTACTACCAACCCACTAAACCCTTGACCAATACTTTCATTGGTGCGGAGGTGACCCATAGCTTCTCAACTAATATGAATACCATAACAGTTGGTACCCAGCATCAGTTGGATCCATTGACCACAGTGAAGGCACGGATGAACAACTTTGGAAAGGCCAGTGCTCTAATCCAGCATGAGTGGCGTCCCAAGTCCATTTTCACACTATCGGGAGAACTGGACACCAAGTCTGTTGACAAGTCTCCAAAGTTTGGACTTGCCTTGGCTCTCAAACCATAA